In Miscanthus floridulus cultivar M001 chromosome 19, ASM1932011v1, whole genome shotgun sequence, the DNA window ACCAGAGCTTGCAGCAGCGTCTGATTCCAGAACATTCCATCGGTTCGGAGTCCCCATGACCTGAGCGGCAGTGTTGGCGCCTCTCCATCCTGGTGCTGGAGCATGGCCAGCAACACCAGTCCAGTCTCCAGAAGGCAGATCAGGCTTCTTCCACGGATTGCTCCTAGCAGTGAGCCCTCCATCCTTCTGCTCTCCAATCCAAACATTGCCTGAAGAGGATGCCTGAGCGCTGCTTGGCATAAACATCGCAGCGCCCTGGTAAGCAGACCCATAATCCAGCCGCCTCAGTGCTGTTGCTGCTCTAGCTGGATCATTGAATACGGCAATGGCATTCTTGTCATTCAGCCAGACCAATTCACATTCCCCACCAAACCTTAGGACTAGAGCGTTCACATCAGCATCTCGTGGCAGGTCAAGCATGGCGACAACTAGCCTCGGATCCATGTCAACAAGTGGATCAAAGTAAGGATGGGCAGCTGTAACAGGTGCTCCTGCCTTGGATCCCAGGATGCGAGCAGGCGGTTTCGATTTGGGTGTGACATGGATAGCAACAAAACGCTTAGGCTCGCAACAAGCCGCCTTGACAGAAAGCTTCCACCGGTCTGCAATTAGCCTGATAGCATCTCTCTTGTCCTTCAACATGGGGCAAAAGACATGCAGTTTCAGATTGCTTGAAGAACTGCCTCTCACCTTGCCAAGTACAAGGAACTTGCACCTCTCTTCTATGGCCAGCACCCACTTTGGCTCACGCCGGAACAAGTCAGAAACCAAATCCGATGAACTTGAATTCTCACCAAAATGCAATGCATCCAAATTGAGTGGAGTGATGTCAAATGCTTCAGCAAGGaccctcttcttctccatctttGCACACTCCTCATCACAAGAAATCTTCCTCTGCCCAAGAGGCACCCTCCTCCCATTTGATTCCACTGGCTGGAGAGGCATTGGCAGCTTCTGTATGATGGAGACTTCAAACATATTATCACCCGTGGAGGATCCACCAGCACCGCAGGGAACAGTTGCAGTGATTCGGCCACAAGAACAGGTAATAGTCACTGCAAATTCACATCTCAAATCTGGGCATTGGGAAGATGGGTGGCAGGGGGCAGTGCATGTGTGCTTGCATTCTCTCCTCGCGGCACCACATACCTGTCCACAAGAAGCTTTGCCACCAGAGCTTGAGCTAGCATCTCCATTTGCAGGTGTCTGATCACAAGGGGGAGGATGGCAAGGCCTGTTGCAAGCATGGATTCCACATTGGCGATTCTTCCCACATGGTTGGTTGCACCTGATATCCTTCGATCCGCAAGGGATATTCCTCAGCATCACATGCCCCCCAATGCATTCTCTCATTACTGGCACGATACAAGGCGGACAATCCCCAAAATGGCATGAATGCGAGGCAGGATGTCTGCAAGGCTGGGGAACTGAGCACTGATGTGGACAAGATGGTGTTGGTGTTCCACAAGGCAGAGGTGGCGGGAGAGAAGTTCTGCCACAGGCACAAGTGAGATCAGTGAATATAGTCTCCAAGCAGGGTGGGCAATGACCACTGTGGCAGAGTAGCTGGCATGCATGCTGCCCACATCGGAGCTTCTTGCCACATGATATCTGGCAGAGATGAGGATCCCAGTTACCACCTTCAAGCTGTGCAACTTTCCTCGACAGTGGACAACAGAGCTCACTGCACCGATGCCTCCCACAGTTCTTCTTGCGACCACAAGGCTTGTTGCAGCGGAACTCTTCCATTGCGACCTTGTAGCACTCCACCATCTGACCTGATGAGCCACAACGGCACTTCTGCTCAACGCGGACCAAACAAGGTGGACATTCTCCCTCATGGCAATTGACCTTGCACCTATGCACCCCACATGGCAGTTTCTTATCACATATCTTGTCGCAGGTGGGGATTGCGTCCAAGCAGCTCGCCCTCCTCTCCTGCAGCCTGGTCTTGCCGCAATGGCATGTACTGACCTTCCCCGGCATGAGCTCACACTCTCCACAAGGCCCTGGGTGGCACATATCCTTGCAGGCATGATTGCCACAGGCAAGTGTGCGGCCACACACCTCATTGCAAGAATACACCCCGTCCTCCTCAGACAGCTTCCCCTTTACCATCATGTCTCCACATAGCAATGTCTCATTCTTCTTCCCGCAGAAGCACCGCGCAGAGATGAGAACCGCACAATCCCCGCAGGAACCAGTGTGGCAAACCTTCTCGCAGCGATGCCTTTTGCAAGGTAGCATCTGTTCACAAGGGCGGCCACAGGTCACAGGCGTGCTCCGGTCCGCACACCTCCGCACGATGATCTGCTTCCCGCAGGGGCAGGGTCGATCCGGAGCAAATGCTTTGCAGGGCGGGCACGGGCCCGGGTGGCACTGAAGGACGCAGACGTGCGGGCACCTGGTGGCGTCAACATCCTCCCCCTTTGCGCCCGGCGGTTCCGCCCTCTCGAGAGGCTTGGAGCAGGGCTCGCCGCAGGAGTGGGGTGTTAGGAAATGGTCGTTGGGGGGATCTCTCCGGCGCCCGCAGAAGCAGGTGTAGGCGAGGTCGTGGGCCGGCGTGGCGTACACTGACTGACACCCCGGGCAGCGCCAGGAGGGGGAGGCGGGGTCTGCTGCCGGGGAGGCGTCGGCGGCGGAGGCCGGGGAGCGGACCCACTTGCGGATGCAGGGGAGGTGGAATATGGAGAAGCAGCTGTCGCAGGACCAGATGGGCGCCGACCGCCGCACCATGTCGTAGCATATCATGCACTCCACCGCGCCGCGGGCGAGCTTGTCCTGGATCTCCTGCACCAGCTGCGGCACCGGCCCATCGCCCCgagtcgccgccgccgcaggcgcGGGCGCGGGAGCGCGCTCACGTGCAGAAGCAGGTGGCGCGGGAGCCGGCCTCTCCGGCGGCGGACCGCGGCGACGGTATCTCTCGTTGTTGTCGTTCTGCTCCTGAGGCGGGGCAAGGCGGCGGCTGTGGTtgttcccgctgttgttgctgtgATTGGAGCGGCGTGAGCGGCGGTGGGACGGCCGGGCCTCCGAGGCCGGCGTAGGGAGGGGCAGGATCGGGCCGGCGGCGTCGGGGCCCGCGGCCGGGCCAGGGGCAGAGGCGGCGCCGGCGGGGCGGGGGCGCCACTCGGAGCGGAAGGCGGTGGCCACGGGTCCACCCCCGCGACGGCGATCGGTGGAGGGCTGCATACGGCGGCGGGACGGGAGGAGTGAACCTAGGGTTGCTGCGCCGTCCGCCGTCGGGTCGGGGTGTTGTTGGTGGTGGGGTATGGAAGAGTGTTGGTGCAGGGGTGGAGTGCGGTGTggggcgtgtgtgtgtgtggtggtgtgggggggggggggggggggggggggggggttggggaGGCGGCGGAGGGTAGTGGTGGTGAGGAAGGGAGGGGTGGGAGGAAGGGGGTATTTGATTGGGAAGAGCCTTGGAGAGGACGGCGACCGGAGATGGGGAAGGAGGCAGGAGGCAGGCGGCCTGGGTCGGTTCGGGGATGGTTCCAGTTCCAGATGACGAGAGGTCTGAGACTCTGAGGTCGGGTGCGGTGCGATCGGGGTCGGTTCAGTAATCCAGTTTGCGGCTGTGACGTCACCACATGTGTAACTCCTGGCGCTGCGGTAGTTGGCAAAACGGCCCTGAGGATACCCGGACACAAAACGTGTCTCAACACAATACCTGTTTACGAGACCTACTTTCGATGTCAGAAGATGTATAACCTAAATATGAGTATTCTCTCTCGTTAAGACCTATTTACAGAAAtggttctcttttgggtcttattGTTAGAAAAGAttaaaaataggtattgaaccctttGCCTGTAGCGTTATCCAAACGTGgaatgtgtcttgtattttgggtagcggttgttggagatagtctgagAGTATCTCCGAGAGCCTTTCTAaatctcattttctaaatcattatttggagagtcatatgcataaaaatcgctttctatatcttttcgagagaattctttatttgacaccagacaaatgacccgttccttatacgacactccgttGGGTTTGCTATCCGTGAACCGTTAACTGCCATGTGAAAAGACGATTTtacccctatgggccccaccacccttctccctcctctcctccccttctccacAGCCCGGCTCGGCGAAGCGCTCACGCGTCCGCGCACGTGTGGCTCACACCACCGCCATGGCCTCCGAAGAAGTTGCTGGCGCACCCGCTTCCGTGCGAGATCCGGCGTCCTTCGGCTCGGCTCCTCCCTGCGAGATCCGGCGTCCTCCGGTGCGGAGCTCACCTGTGCAGCATTGACAGCCTCGTCGTCCGG includes these proteins:
- the LOC136525169 gene encoding NF-X1-type zinc finger protein NFXL1-like, whose amino-acid sequence is MQPSTDRRRGGGPVATAFRSEWRPRPAGAASAPGPAAGPDAAGPILPLPTPASEARPSHRRSRRSNHSNNSGNNHSRRLAPPQEQNDNNERYRRRGPPPERPAPAPPASARERAPAPAPAAAATRGDGPVPQLVQEIQDKLARGAVECMICYDMVRRSAPIWSCDSCFSIFHLPCIRKWVRSPASAADASPAADPASPSWRCPGCQSVYATPAHDLAYTCFCGRRRDPPNDHFLTPHSCGEPCSKPLERAEPPGAKGEDVDATRCPHVCVLQCHPGPCPPCKAFAPDRPCPCGKQIIVRRCADRSTPVTCGRPCEQMLPCKRHRCEKVCHTGSCGDCAVLISARCFCGKKNETLLCGDMMVKGKLSEEDGVYSCNEVCGRTLACGNHACKDMCHPGPCGECELMPGKVSTCHCGKTRLQERRASCLDAIPTCDKICDKKLPCGVHRCKVNCHEGECPPCLVRVEQKCRCGSSGQMVECYKVAMEEFRCNKPCGRKKNCGRHRCSELCCPLSRKVAQLEGGNWDPHLCQISCGKKLRCGQHACQLLCHSGHCPPCLETIFTDLTCACGRTSLPPPLPCGTPTPSCPHQCSVPQPCRHPASHSCHFGDCPPCIVPVMRECIGGHVMLRNIPCGSKDIRCNQPCGKNRQCGIHACNRPCHPPPCDQTPANGDASSSSGGKASCGQVCGAARRECKHTCTAPCHPSSQCPDLRCEFAVTITCSCGRITATVPCGAGGSSTGDNMFEVSIIQKLPMPLQPVESNGRRVPLGQRKISCDEECAKMEKKRVLAEAFDITPLNLDALHFGENSSSSDLVSDLFRREPKWVLAIEERCKFLVLGKVRGSSSSNLKLHVFCPMLKDKRDAIRLIADRWKLSVKAACCEPKRFVAIHVTPKSKPPARILGSKAGAPVTAAHPYFDPLVDMDPRLVVAMLDLPRDADVNALVLRFGGECELVWLNDKNAIAVFNDPARAATALRRLDYGSAYQGAAMFMPSSAQASSSGNVWIGEQKDGGLTARSNPWKKPDLPSGDWTGVAGHAPAPGWRGANTAAQVMGTPNRWNVLESDAAASSGPGDERKPSPRTDAAYSAIPNAGNAGPSVTKLQPDVEVDDWEEACE